The DNA segment ATCCACGAGCAATGCCGCCTCGGTCTCGCCGTAGATCAGCGGCGGCAACAGCCGCACCACCGAATCCGCCGTGACATTGACGAGCAGGCCCGCGTCGAGGCCCTGTTTGACCAACTCATTGCAGGGCCGGTCGATCTGCACGCCGATCATCATGCCCTTGCCACGCACCTCCCTGACGCAGGGAAGGTCCGCGAGCTTGAGGCGCAGGCTGTCAAGAATCCGGGCGCCCATCCGGGCTGCCTGCGCCGCACATTCGCCGCGTTCCATGATTTCGATCACGGTGAGCGCGGCGCGGCACGCGAACGGATTGCCGCCGAAAGTGGAGCCATGCTTGCCGGGCTTCATCAGTTCCGCCGCCGGACCGGAGGCCAGGCAGCAACCGATCGGCACGCCGTTGCCCAGCGATTTGGCGAGCGCCATCGCATCCGGAGTGACGCCCTCATGCTGGCAGGCAAACCAGCGGCCGGTGCGGCACATGCCGGTCTGCACCTCGTCAAGCAGCAAGAGCCAGCCCTGTGAATCACACAGTGCGCGCGCATCCTTCAGATACCCCGCCGGCGGGATGTTGATCCCGCCCTCGCCCTGGATCGGCTCCACCTGCACGGCCGCGATCTCGCGGCGGGAGACCAGCGCCCGCAGCGCGGCGATGTCACCGTAGGGAACACGTATGAAACCCTGCACCAGCGGCTCAAAACCGGCCTGCACCTTGGCGCTGCCGGACGCGCTCAAGGTCGCCATCGTGCGGCCGTGAAAGCTGTTCTCCATGACCACGATGGCGGGCTCGTTGATGCCACGCGCATGGCCATGCAGGCGCGCGAGTTTGATCAGCGCTTCATTGGCCTCGGCGCCGGAGTTGCAGAAAAAGGCGTTGTCCATGCCGGAAAGCGCGGTCAGCTTCGCACCCAGTTGTTCCTGCAGGGGAATGCGGAAGATGTTGGAGGTGTGCAGCAACGTGCGCGCCTGATCGGCGAGCACGTCCGCGAGTTGCGGATGCGCGTGGCCCAGGCCGCACACGGCGATGCCGCTGATCGCATCCAGATAGCGCCGGCCGGCCTC comes from the Gammaproteobacteria bacterium genome and includes:
- a CDS encoding aspartate aminotransferase family protein; translated protein: MEKPLMATYARQPVAFVRGQGAYLWDEAGRRYLDAISGIAVCGLGHAHPQLADVLADQARTLLHTSNIFRIPLQEQLGAKLTALSGMDNAFFCNSGAEANEALIKLARLHGHARGINEPAIVVMENSFHGRTMATLSASGSAKVQAGFEPLVQGFIRVPYGDIAALRALVSRREIAAVQVEPIQGEGGINIPPAGYLKDARALCDSQGWLLLLDEVQTGMCRTGRWFACQHEGVTPDAMALAKSLGNGVPIGCCLASGPAAELMKPGKHGSTFGGNPFACRAALTVIEIMERGECAAQAARMGARILDSLRLKLADLPCVREVRGKGMMIGVQIDRPCNELVKQGLDAGLLVNVTADSVVRLLPPLIYGETEAALLVDTLSEVLHQYARTRAEAA